The Spirochaetota bacterium region TATACAGATACCGGATTATCGCAATGCATTCACCGGGATCGTGAACGGTTTCTTCTTCATCCTCTACGGCATTATCGCGTATTTGCCGCTGTTGGCCCTGCTTTTCGGCATCGGGTTCGTGATATGGGCATTTCGAAAGAAGATAGCCGGGCTTTTCCAGCGGTTCCGCAAGTGATATCGTTTTTGATCGCGTACGCTCTGCGATCTGCTATCGATATGCCTCTCTCATAAGCTCGGGGAGCATGGCGGCGAAACGCGCACCGAATTCCCGCCAGGTGGTATCGAGCGGTACTGCGTTCACCGCGGGAAGCCAGTTCGTGTTGAGCTCATAGATGACCGCATCGAAACCGAACATCGCTTTCAGTCCCGCGCCGAACGTTCCGTTGCTTATACCGGTCGCGAGTCCTTCAGTATAGTAGGTGTATTTTCGCATGAGCGCATCGAGCGTCTTCATGCGTGCGTCGAACGCGGCATCCTTTCCGGTCTCGCCGACATGGATGTTGCCGTAATCATCATCGTGGAGATCCATGGCGAACACCGGGAGTTCGTTCGCGCGTGCACGCTCTTCGATCCAGCGCATCAGCGCAAGATTTTCCGGCGCTCCATCCGCGAAACGGTGTTCTTTCCCGAAACCGCGATTGAGATCGAGACCATTGCCATTGAAGCGCGTCGTGCCGCGGACGACACCGTCGATGCCGGCCATCGGCAGTATGTGAACGGTCGCGGAAGCGAGCACGTCGGGGGACCTGAGCGCTTCTTCGATGATACCGTCGATGAAGTGGCTGCCGCCGCTTTCCCACGGATGCGCCCGTCCGCGGACGAGTATGCTTTTCGTGCCGCCCCTGAGCGTGATCATGGGGATATCTCGCCCTTCGACGCTTTGCCCGATGCTTTGTATCGATACGCGTTTGTCGCTTTGAATGCGGCTCACGAGCGAGGAGAGATGTGCCGTCGTATAGGGTACTGCTCGTGCGATGAACACTTCATCGGCAGGCATGGTGATGCGCGCTGCGAGAGAACCGTCCGTATCGCGTTCGAATATGAACGGTGTCCATGTCTTTCCGTCGGCGGAGTAGACACTTGCGATGCGCGGTACGAATGCGTTCACGCGTTTGCCGCCGTAGATGTTCTCTGCAGGAGGGATGAAGAGGGTGAGCACGGTGCCCGTTTTCGCGCAGAGCTTCACATGCCAATGCGTGAGCTGTCTGTTGCCCGTGCCGCGCTCATGATCGTAGAGCGGTTTGAGCGTTACCGATGTCTCATCGGAATCCCATTCCAAGGGTGATGCGTTCTCGAAAGCGGTCATGATATAGGGCAGCATATCGGGCTCCTTGCGGACTGATGTAAGTATACTGTGGTGGGGGATCGTACGCAAGGGCGATGAACGATCCCCTGTGGCGCGAGGCGTGTACTCAGGGTCGTTTCATGTCAGCCGACCTGTAATTCCAGTATTCCGAAAAAACACTCACGCTGTGAAAATGAGCTTACTGAGCGCAGCCCTGAAGGCCATCGGCTTACGGGGAATAGTATTGTATGGGAGAATGTTTGTGTGAACGAAAGCGCGAACCGTTTACGGTGAAGCGCGTTCTTACTTGCAGGTGTAGTGGCCGTTCACGGCCACGTATAAACAATGAAATTGACAGGAATTCGGCGGGTGTTATACTTGCGGGTACAGCGTGCGTCTGTAAAGCGCATGTTCGCGCACTTGCTGTGCGCTCACTGATACCAGGCGGCGCAGCCGCAACGGGAGGAGGCGATGACGGCGAAGGAAAACTCCTTCCCATTCCCATCATTCCGACCGATACGCGCCGAAGATGCCGATGCGGTGATCGAGTTCGTCGGTGCTGTTCCCGAGATACATGTTTCGCGCGAGAACATCGTCGCTTCGATGAATGACCCTGATCATCTATTACTCATCGCGACGGCTGGGGCAAAGATCGTCGGCTATCTGAGTGCACGGTTCATGCCGCCGGAATCGGAGATATTCGATATCGCGGTGCGCGCGGATGATCGGCGTACCGGTGTCGGCAAGGGGCTTATCGATGCGTTCATGCGTGAGGCGGCATCGCGCGGAGTGGATGCATTCTTCCTTGAAGTGGCGGACGATAATACGACTGCGCGGGAATTCTACGGGCGATGCGGCTTCGCGGAAATAGCGAAGAGGAAGGATTATTACGGTGCGGGGAAGAGCGCCGTCGTCATGAAGAAACGCGTATAACGGTTGCGTGCGCTAACGCGACGTGCCGTATTCGGCGAGGAGGCGTGCGCGTTCGTCGGCAAGGAGCGCATCGATGAGATCGTCGAGCGCACCGTCGAGCATTATGTCGAGATTATGTGCGGTAAAATCGATGCGGTGATCGGTCACGCGGTTCTGCGGGAAATTGTAGGTGCGGATCTTCTCCGAGCGGTCGCCGCTGCCGACCTGCGACTTGCGGTCCGATGCTTCCTTCGCCTTGCGTTCGCTCTCTTCCTTCTCGAAAAGTTTCGCCCGCATCACTGCCATCGCCCGTGCGCGGTTCTTGATCTGGCTTTTCTGGTCCTGACAGAGCACGACGATGCCCGTGGGAATATGCGTCATGCGCACCGCGGACTCCGTCTTGTTCACGTGCTGGCCGCCGGCGCCGCCCGAACGCATGACATCGATGCGAAGGTCCTCGGTACGGACGACGATATCGGTCTCTTCCGCTTCGGCGAGCACGGCGACCGTGGCGGCAGACGTGTGTATGCGCCCCTGCGCCTCGGTCTTCGGCACGCGCTGTACGCGATGCGTTCCGCTCTCGAATTTGAGATGCTTGTAGACGTCCTTGCCGGTCACGGAGAACACGATCTCCTTGAGCCCGCCGATCTCGGTGACATTGCGGTCGATGACCTCGACCGTGAACCCTTTGCGTTCGGCGTAGCGTGCGTACATGCGGAAGAGATCGGCCGCAAAGAGCGCCGATTCCTCGCCGCCGGTGCCGCCGCGTATCTCAACGATGATGTTCTTCCCGTCGTTCTTGTCCTTCGGGATAAGGAGGAATTGCACTTCCTCGAACAGTTTTGTCCGGCGCGACCTGAGGGCGATGAGCTCTTCCTCGGCCATGTTCTTGAGCTCGGCATCGTTTTCTCCGGCAAGCACGGATCCGGCGCCTGCTATCTCCGCGTCCACGCTTTTTATGGCGCGGTACTGTATGACGATGTCCTCAAGCTCGGATTTTTCCTTCATCAAAGCCTGCACTTTTCGCGAGTCCTCGGCGGTGGCTGCATCGGAAAGCACAGCGATTATCTCATTATAGCGCCGTTCAACGGCGGCGAGCTTTTCAAGCACGGCAATGACCTCGATGATTTTGAGCGATGAACGTATCACAGAATCCCGCTGAGCGCAAGAGGCACTGAGAATGGCGGCGGAGCGATTAATCGCGTCCGTATATATCTTAATATTTGACAAGTCACAAGTGCCCCCATCTGATATAGTGATGATTGAATCTGCACCCCGGTATCGAGGGGGCAATACAGCGCGTGGAGGGTTCTATGAAACGAAGCGTCATTCTTGCGGTGTTCACCGCATCGTCCCTGTTCGGGGGGACGGTGTCCGAATTTAAATTCACCGGCGCCTTGTCG contains the following coding sequences:
- the prfA gene encoding peptide chain release factor 1, whose amino-acid sequence is MLEKLAAVERRYNEIIAVLSDAATAEDSRKVQALMKEKSELEDIVIQYRAIKSVDAEIAGAGSVLAGENDAELKNMAEEELIALRSRRTKLFEEVQFLLIPKDKNDGKNIIVEIRGGTGGEESALFAADLFRMYARYAERKGFTVEVIDRNVTEIGGLKEIVFSVTGKDVYKHLKFESGTHRVQRVPKTEAQGRIHTSAATVAVLAEAEETDIVVRTEDLRIDVMRSGGAGGQHVNKTESAVRMTHIPTGIVVLCQDQKSQIKNRARAMAVMRAKLFEKEESERKAKEASDRKSQVGSGDRSEKIRTYNFPQNRVTDHRIDFTAHNLDIMLDGALDDLIDALLADERARLLAEYGTSR
- the rimI gene encoding ribosomal protein S18-alanine N-acetyltransferase gives rise to the protein MTAKENSFPFPSFRPIRAEDADAVIEFVGAVPEIHVSRENIVASMNDPDHLLLIATAGAKIVGYLSARFMPPESEIFDIAVRADDRRTGVGKGLIDAFMREAASRGVDAFFLEVADDNTTAREFYGRCGFAEIAKRKDYYGAGKSAVVMKKRV
- a CDS encoding M14 family zinc carboxypeptidase, translating into MLPYIMTAFENASPLEWDSDETSVTLKPLYDHERGTGNRQLTHWHVKLCAKTGTVLTLFIPPAENIYGGKRVNAFVPRIASVYSADGKTWTPFIFERDTDGSLAARITMPADEVFIARAVPYTTAHLSSLVSRIQSDKRVSIQSIGQSVEGRDIPMITLRGGTKSILVRGRAHPWESGGSHFIDGIIEEALRSPDVLASATVHILPMAGIDGVVRGTTRFNGNGLDLNRGFGKEHRFADGAPENLALMRWIEERARANELPVFAMDLHDDDYGNIHVGETGKDAAFDARMKTLDALMRKYTYYTEGLATGISNGTFGAGLKAMFGFDAVIYELNTNWLPAVNAVPLDTTWREFGARFAAMLPELMREAYR